A single region of the Gilliamella apis genome encodes:
- the fis gene encoding DNA-binding transcriptional regulator Fis, with amino-acid sequence MSEQRVTAAALKFTTVNSQDQITQKPLRDSVKQALKNYLSQLNGEDPTDLYELVLAEVEHPFLDMVMQYTRGNQTRAANMLGINRGTLRKKLKQYGMS; translated from the coding sequence ATGTCAGAACAACGCGTTACAGCTGCAGCACTTAAATTTACAACTGTAAACTCACAAGACCAAATAACACAAAAACCTTTGCGAGATTCGGTAAAACAAGCTTTAAAAAACTATTTATCACAATTAAATGGTGAAGATCCTACTGATCTATATGAATTAGTGTTAGCTGAAGTTGAACACCCATTCCTTGATATGGTTATGCAATATACTCGTGGCAATCAAACTCGAGCAGCAAATATGCTTGGTATCAACCGTGGTACTCTACGCAAAAAATTAAAACAATATGGAATGAGTTAG
- the dusB gene encoding tRNA dihydrouridine synthase DusB: MRNIAGLNSLSIGKVNLKNNLIAAPMAGISDKPFRNLCHRFGAGMTVSEMFLANSDVWHTDKSALRMISNDDVGIRAVQIVGSDPDEMARAAEFNVKHGAQLIDINMGCPAKKVNKKLAGSALMQYPELIKTILQKVVGAVDVPVTLKTRTGWDKNNRNCIEIAQIAQDCGIKAITIHGRSRACLFNGKAEYESIKAVKEKVTIPVIANGDICTPEQAKDVFKYTQADGIMIGRAAQGRPWIFEEIAFYLTHGQLKKNKSIDEVEQIVLTHLEELYQFYGEYKGLRIARKHVNWYTKNYADSNQFRRLFSVLSNSCEQVKTLKAFFSQIRNK, encoded by the coding sequence ATGCGTAATATAGCCGGCCTTAATTCGCTTAGTATCGGCAAGGTCAATTTAAAAAATAATCTGATTGCTGCTCCAATGGCAGGAATCAGTGATAAACCGTTTCGGAATTTATGTCACCGCTTTGGTGCTGGAATGACTGTCTCTGAAATGTTTTTAGCAAATTCTGATGTTTGGCATACTGATAAATCAGCATTAAGAATGATTTCAAATGATGATGTCGGTATACGTGCAGTTCAAATAGTTGGCTCAGACCCCGACGAAATGGCGAGAGCGGCTGAATTTAACGTCAAACATGGAGCTCAGTTAATTGACATCAATATGGGGTGTCCGGCTAAAAAGGTGAATAAAAAATTAGCTGGCTCTGCTTTAATGCAGTATCCAGAGCTAATAAAAACTATTTTGCAGAAAGTTGTTGGTGCTGTTGATGTACCAGTAACATTAAAAACTCGGACTGGATGGGATAAAAATAATAGAAATTGCATTGAAATCGCACAAATTGCGCAGGATTGTGGCATAAAGGCCATTACTATTCATGGGCGAAGTCGTGCATGCTTATTCAATGGAAAGGCTGAATATGAATCCATTAAAGCAGTTAAAGAAAAGGTAACTATTCCGGTAATTGCAAATGGTGATATTTGTACCCCAGAACAAGCAAAAGATGTTTTTAAATATACGCAAGCTGATGGTATAATGATCGGCCGAGCGGCACAAGGGCGACCTTGGATATTTGAAGAAATTGCATTCTATTTAACACACGGACAGTTAAAGAAAAATAAGTCAATTGATGAAGTTGAGCAAATAGTGTTAACACACCTTGAAGAACTTTATCAATTCTATGGAGAATACAAAGGATTACGGATTGCCAGAAAGCATGTAAATTGGTATACCAAGAACTATGCTGACAGCAATCAATTCAGGCGCTTATTTAGTGTACTTAGCAATTCATGTGAGCAAGTAAAAACACTAAAAGCATTTTTTAGTCAAATTAGAAACAAATAA
- the prmA gene encoding 50S ribosomal protein L11 methyltransferase produces the protein MPWIQLRINTTSDLAESISEQLEESGAVSVTFQDTFDNPVFEPLPGETKLWGNTDVVGLYDAETDIDELKSILNLEQYSYKIEQLEDKDWEREWMDNFHPMQFGKRLWICPSWREIPDPNAVNVMLDPGLAFGTGTHPTTALCLTWLDSLDLNNKIVIDYGCGSGILAIAALKLGAARVIGIDIDPQAIQASHDNAERNKVSEKIELYLAKDIPNNLQADVVVANILAGPLKELKPQISKLVKPSGELGLSGILANQSQSVCEAYQTEFVLDPVIEQDEWCRITGKKL, from the coding sequence ATGCCTTGGATTCAACTCAGAATTAACACAACTAGTGATTTAGCTGAAAGTATTAGCGAACAATTAGAAGAATCAGGGGCAGTGTCAGTCACTTTTCAAGATACTTTTGATAACCCTGTTTTTGAACCTTTACCTGGTGAAACAAAACTTTGGGGGAATACCGATGTTGTCGGATTATATGATGCTGAAACAGATATTGACGAGTTAAAATCAATTTTAAATCTTGAGCAATATTCTTATAAAATCGAACAATTGGAAGATAAAGACTGGGAACGAGAATGGATGGATAATTTCCATCCAATGCAATTTGGTAAACGATTGTGGATTTGCCCTAGCTGGCGTGAAATACCCGATCCTAATGCGGTTAATGTAATGTTGGATCCGGGTTTAGCTTTCGGTACAGGTACTCATCCTACGACGGCTTTATGTTTAACTTGGCTAGATAGTCTCGATCTTAATAACAAAATTGTGATCGATTATGGATGTGGTTCAGGTATTTTAGCCATTGCTGCGTTAAAATTAGGTGCAGCAAGAGTTATAGGCATTGATATTGATCCTCAAGCGATCCAAGCAAGTCATGACAATGCTGAACGTAACAAAGTAAGTGAAAAGATTGAGCTTTATTTAGCAAAAGATATTCCTAATAATTTACAAGCTGATGTGGTAGTAGCTAACATTTTGGCGGGCCCGTTGAAAGAACTTAAACCCCAGATTAGTAAATTAGTAAAGCCATCAGGAGAACTTGGACTATCTGGAATTTTGGCTAATCAATCGCAAAGCGTATGTGAAGCATATCAAACTGAGTTTGTCCTTGATCCGGTTATTGAACAGGATGAATGGTGCCGTATAACCGGTAAAAAATTATAA
- the panF gene encoding sodium/pantothenate symporter → MQLDIILPLVIYLIFVFALSIYAYAKRKKVNQFTDYFIGNRTMGGFLLAMTLAATYISASSFIGGPGAAYKYGLGWVLLSMIQVPTVLLSLGILGKKFAILARKYNAITLSDMLYSHYKSKLIVCFASIALIAAFIGAMTVQFVGGARLLQSSVGIPYDIGLLIFGIGTVIYTAFGGFRASILNDAFQGLVMMIGAILLLVAIIYAGGGITNIVDRLNQIDPALLTPQGPDNFMDFPFMASFWVLVCFGVVGLPHTAVRCMAYKDSKAVHQGIIIGTAVVTVIMLTMHLSGALGRAIISDLIIPDQIVPTLIIKVLPPLAAGIFLAAPLSAIMSTINAQLLQVSSVIIKDLFLTMRPNTKFSDKMLTRISIIITFIFGGLLIVAAWNPPEMIIWLNLLAFGGLEAVFLWPLVLGLYWKKANSTGAFCSMFAGAISYTLLAVYNIKIYAFHPIVPSLLIGLVIFIIANHFGQTGKYYALDSTQN, encoded by the coding sequence GTGCAATTAGATATTATTCTTCCTCTTGTTATTTATCTTATATTTGTATTTGCATTATCAATTTATGCATATGCAAAACGAAAAAAAGTAAACCAATTTACTGATTATTTTATTGGTAATCGGACTATGGGCGGTTTTTTACTGGCAATGACTTTAGCTGCAACTTATATTAGTGCCAGTTCTTTTATCGGTGGTCCAGGTGCTGCTTATAAATATGGTCTCGGTTGGGTTCTGTTGTCGATGATTCAAGTTCCTACCGTATTATTATCACTTGGTATTCTTGGCAAAAAATTCGCAATTTTAGCGCGTAAATACAATGCAATAACGCTAAGTGATATGCTCTATTCTCATTATAAAAGCAAACTAATTGTATGTTTTGCCAGTATTGCGCTTATTGCGGCTTTTATTGGTGCTATGACCGTACAATTTGTCGGTGGAGCCCGATTACTACAATCATCTGTAGGTATTCCCTATGATATAGGATTACTTATTTTTGGTATTGGTACCGTAATTTACACAGCTTTTGGCGGATTTAGAGCCAGCATATTAAATGATGCATTTCAAGGGTTGGTAATGATGATTGGCGCCATTTTGTTATTAGTTGCCATTATTTATGCTGGCGGTGGCATTACAAATATAGTTGATCGTTTAAATCAGATCGATCCTGCTTTATTAACACCTCAAGGCCCTGACAATTTTATGGACTTTCCATTTATGGCATCATTCTGGGTTTTAGTCTGTTTTGGAGTTGTTGGTTTACCTCATACCGCTGTTCGTTGTATGGCTTATAAAGATAGTAAGGCTGTTCATCAAGGCATTATTATTGGTACTGCTGTTGTGACAGTCATCATGTTAACAATGCATCTATCTGGCGCACTTGGAAGAGCAATAATAAGTGATTTAATTATTCCAGACCAAATTGTACCAACATTAATTATAAAGGTTTTACCTCCTTTAGCCGCAGGAATTTTTTTGGCAGCACCATTATCAGCAATTATGTCCACCATTAATGCACAATTATTACAAGTTTCATCTGTAATTATTAAAGACCTGTTCTTAACGATGAGACCAAATACTAAATTTAGTGATAAAATGCTTACTCGCATATCAATTATCATCACCTTTATTTTTGGTGGTTTATTAATTGTCGCTGCATGGAACCCACCAGAAATGATCATATGGCTTAATTTATTAGCTTTTGGTGGACTTGAAGCAGTATTCTTATGGCCTCTAGTACTAGGATTATATTGGAAAAAAGCTAATTCAACAGGTGCTTTTTGCTCGATGTTTGCTGGTGCTATAAGCTACACATTACTTGCTGTTTATAACATTAAAATTTATGCTTTCCATCCAATAGTGCCATCATTACTTATTGGATTAGTTATATTTATTATTGCCAATCATTTTGGCCAGACGGGAAAATATTATGCCTTGGATTCAACTCAGAATTAA
- a CDS encoding YhdT family protein, giving the protein MDTRYKQANKEAKLSLLLTIIYFAAWVITAYIVKNQTGFLGLPLWFELSCIFVPLGFILLCFVIVKKQFKNISLE; this is encoded by the coding sequence ATGGATACTCGTTACAAGCAAGCTAATAAAGAAGCAAAACTTTCATTGCTACTGACTATCATTTACTTCGCTGCATGGGTAATTACTGCTTATATTGTCAAAAATCAAACCGGATTTTTGGGTTTACCATTATGGTTTGAACTATCCTGTATATTTGTACCATTGGGTTTTATCTTGTTGTGTTTTGTTATAGTAAAAAAACAATTTAAAAATATTTCACTAGAATAG
- the ilvC gene encoding ketol-acid reductoisomerase, producing the protein MSNYFNTLNLREKLEQLGQCRFMARDEFASEANFLKGKKIVIVGCGAQGLNQGLNMRDSGLDIAYALRKEAIDEKRASWKKATENGFKVGTYEELIPTADLVINLTPDKQHSAVVQAVQPLMKKDAALGYSHGFNIVEVGEKIRPDITVVMVAPKCPGTEVREEYKRGFGVPTLIAVHPENDPKGEGLAIAKAWAAATGGHRAGVLQSSFVAEVKSDLMGEQTILCGMLQTGSLLCFDKLVADGVDPAYACKLLQFGWETITEALKQGGITLMMDRLSNPAKLRANALAKELKVIMTDLYRKHMDDIISGEFSSTMMKDWANDDVNLLKWRKETGETAFEKAAEYQGKIDEQAYFDQGVVMVAMVKAGVELAFETMLESGILPESAYYESLHELPLIANTIARKRLYEMNVVISDTAEYGNYLFANAAVPLLKEKFMPMLQAGDLGKAIPEGSVDNAQLRDVNEAIRHHPIEVIGRKLRSYMTDMKRINVAS; encoded by the coding sequence ATGTCAAATTATTTTAATACACTAAATTTACGCGAAAAATTAGAACAATTAGGTCAATGTCGTTTTATGGCGCGCGATGAATTTGCATCAGAAGCTAATTTTTTAAAAGGTAAAAAAATTGTCATCGTAGGTTGTGGTGCACAAGGTCTTAACCAAGGGCTAAATATGCGTGATTCTGGTTTAGATATTGCTTATGCATTACGTAAAGAAGCTATTGATGAAAAAAGAGCATCATGGAAAAAAGCTACTGAGAATGGTTTTAAAGTAGGAACTTATGAAGAATTAATCCCAACAGCTGATTTGGTTATCAACCTTACTCCAGATAAACAACATTCTGCTGTGGTACAAGCAGTACAACCATTAATGAAAAAAGATGCGGCATTAGGTTACTCACATGGTTTTAATATCGTTGAAGTTGGTGAAAAAATCCGACCAGATATTACTGTCGTTATGGTTGCGCCAAAATGTCCAGGAACAGAAGTTCGTGAAGAATATAAACGTGGATTTGGTGTACCAACCTTGATCGCTGTACATCCAGAAAACGATCCGAAAGGTGAAGGTCTAGCAATTGCTAAAGCATGGGCGGCAGCAACAGGTGGTCATCGTGCCGGTGTGTTACAATCTTCTTTTGTTGCTGAAGTTAAATCAGATCTAATGGGTGAACAAACTATTTTATGTGGTATGTTACAAACTGGATCATTACTTTGCTTTGATAAATTGGTTGCTGATGGCGTAGATCCAGCATATGCGTGTAAATTATTACAATTTGGTTGGGAAACGATCACTGAAGCATTAAAACAAGGTGGTATTACCTTAATGATGGATCGTTTATCAAATCCAGCTAAGTTACGCGCTAATGCGTTAGCTAAAGAATTAAAAGTGATCATGACTGATCTTTATCGTAAACATATGGATGACATTATTTCTGGTGAGTTTTCATCTACTATGATGAAAGATTGGGCTAACGATGATGTTAACTTATTGAAATGGCGTAAAGAAACAGGTGAAACTGCATTTGAAAAAGCGGCAGAATACCAAGGTAAGATTGATGAACAAGCTTATTTCGATCAAGGAGTTGTAATGGTTGCTATGGTTAAAGCTGGTGTTGAACTAGCATTTGAAACCATGCTTGAGTCTGGAATTTTACCTGAATCAGCTTATTATGAATCATTACACGAATTACCACTTATCGCAAATACTATTGCCCGTAAACGTCTGTATGAAATGAATGTTGTTATTTCAGATACAGCTGAATATGGTAACTATTTATTTGCTAATGCTGCTGTACCATTATTAAAAGAGAAATTTATGCCAATGTTACAAGCTGGTGATTTAGGGAAAGCAATCCCTGAAGGAAGTGTTGATAACGCACAACTACGTGATGTTAATGAAGCTATTCGTCATCATCCAATCGAAGTTATTGGACGTAAACTTCGTAGCTATATGACTGATATGAAACGTATTAATGTTGCAAGTTAA
- a CDS encoding cell division protein ZapC, which yields MKMAFRPTDSWRWYFDNEYDSLMLEISSEMLFRCNYASKILIPDVFNEFSFSVDDATAYYQFYDSCQSLALTDSQKIELSINAIVAANFLKPQMPKSWYFSQQPMFYQPKVADVVSVNMQENGQKVCLLVVEAGENASLCIIAQPTFVAMNKTFYFSEAIKVMNDRLALVNSLAKTENSAVSENEQLALKAIS from the coding sequence ATGAAAATGGCTTTTCGACCAACAGACAGCTGGCGTTGGTATTTTGATAATGAATATGATAGTTTAATGCTTGAAATTTCATCAGAAATGCTATTTCGTTGTAATTATGCTAGCAAAATATTAATTCCAGATGTATTTAATGAGTTTTCTTTTTCAGTTGATGATGCAACAGCTTATTATCAGTTTTATGATAGCTGTCAATCGTTGGCGTTAACTGACTCTCAAAAAATTGAATTATCCATTAATGCAATTGTTGCAGCAAATTTTTTAAAGCCACAAATGCCTAAAAGCTGGTATTTTTCTCAACAGCCAATGTTTTACCAACCTAAAGTAGCTGATGTTGTTAGCGTAAATATGCAAGAGAATGGCCAAAAAGTATGTTTATTAGTTGTTGAAGCGGGTGAAAACGCCTCACTTTGTATTATTGCACAACCAACATTTGTAGCGATGAATAAAACTTTCTATTTTTCAGAAGCAATCAAAGTGATGAATGACAGATTAGCTTTAGTTAACTCATTAGCAAAAACAGAAAATTCAGCAGTTTCTGAGAATGAGCAATTAGCATTAAAAGCCATTTCTTAA
- a CDS encoding tetratricopeptide repeat protein — protein sequence MFRKLFLFIFLCSLSTAVFSLDHYKMVFDDIKEGKEAKILKELNEGNTTNLSTLSQLGMNYIELAHNFSLKNCKKVYKINELVSSWKDHFVLTEDIYYNEYDEEKEYNDSLSYRCKKVDYADINYFIKPKLVDKGLSLIRIAILNGDLNAVRLLIDLKDSDKIPYGYVINLIECLKTDNEINVNQYASFLIGQEYLTSPQIDPTSALQQFANATDIDDPSLSYFIAYAKIEKLIEDLLDNKYSFSDEDYKHENKIIDKDTLENIQEKASRGNIKSLLYLSKYYVNEVKLSKALMYFNQACSLASSRACEMYQLQFKLSENREFYTLLEKFDKDTLDPEIAIAIAKWCESHHKYLAAIYFYSHVADNNPQLFLHIADLYPKTELFTSEKDAEILKNYIKYVNYVKSPKIMEKIAFKYDDDSNLDQKIYWLEAAANAGSFSSKQTLSEMYMKGDYVTQNYDKAIYWHQRYCFDEQDGYTWGSCIALNKLKQDPQLQRALDNGDMEAQYKVGSMFIEHTTLYEIGVDLLEKAAKQGHSSAELRLILNRSKRSDLNFSQ from the coding sequence ATGTTTAGAAAATTATTTTTATTTATATTTCTCTGTTCGCTTTCTACAGCTGTATTTTCTTTGGATCATTATAAAATGGTGTTTGATGATATAAAGGAAGGAAAAGAAGCTAAAATTCTTAAAGAACTAAATGAAGGCAATACAACAAACCTCAGTACCCTTTCACAATTAGGTATGAATTATATCGAATTAGCGCATAATTTTAGCTTAAAAAATTGTAAAAAGGTTTACAAAATTAATGAGTTGGTGTCTAGTTGGAAGGATCATTTTGTTTTGACCGAAGATATCTACTATAACGAATATGATGAGGAAAAAGAATATAATGACTCCTTATCATATAGATGTAAAAAAGTAGATTATGCAGACATAAATTATTTTATTAAACCTAAATTAGTGGATAAAGGATTATCACTAATTCGAATAGCAATCCTGAATGGTGATTTAAACGCAGTTAGATTATTAATAGATTTAAAAGATTCAGATAAAATACCATACGGTTATGTCATTAATTTAATTGAATGTTTAAAAACAGATAATGAGATAAATGTTAATCAATATGCATCATTTTTAATTGGGCAAGAGTATCTTACCTCCCCACAGATTGATCCAACAAGCGCATTGCAACAATTTGCTAATGCAACAGATATTGATGATCCATCTTTATCCTATTTTATTGCTTACGCTAAAATTGAAAAGCTAATTGAGGATTTATTAGATAATAAATACAGTTTTAGTGACGAAGATTATAAACATGAAAACAAAATAATTGATAAAGATACCTTAGAAAATATTCAAGAGAAAGCTTCTCGAGGCAATATAAAATCCCTACTTTATTTGAGCAAATATTATGTAAACGAAGTAAAGCTAAGTAAAGCTTTGATGTATTTTAATCAAGCTTGCTCACTAGCGTCTTCACGAGCATGTGAAATGTATCAGTTACAGTTCAAGCTTTCAGAAAATCGAGAATTTTACACTTTATTAGAAAAATTTGATAAAGATACACTTGATCCTGAAATAGCCATTGCCATTGCTAAATGGTGTGAATCACACCACAAGTATTTAGCTGCAATTTATTTCTATTCACATGTTGCTGATAACAATCCTCAATTATTTCTTCATATAGCTGATTTATATCCTAAAACAGAGCTTTTTACCTCCGAAAAAGATGCAGAAATATTGAAAAATTATATCAAGTACGTGAATTATGTTAAAAGTCCTAAAATCATGGAAAAGATTGCTTTCAAGTATGACGATGATTCAAATCTTGATCAAAAAATTTATTGGTTAGAAGCGGCTGCAAATGCGGGTAGTTTTTCATCTAAACAAACATTATCCGAAATGTATATGAAAGGCGATTATGTAACTCAAAATTATGACAAAGCAATTTACTGGCATCAAAGATACTGTTTCGATGAACAAGATGGATATACATGGGGAAGTTGTATTGCTTTAAATAAATTAAAACAAGATCCTCAATTACAACGTGCATTAGATAATGGTGATATGGAGGCCCAGTACAAAGTAGGTTCAATGTTTATTGAACATACAACATTGTATGAAATAGGGGTAGATTTACTTGAAAAAGCAGCCAAACAAGGTCATAGCTCAGCTGAACTGAGACTAATTTTGAATCGTAGTAAACGCAGCGATTTAAACTTTTCTCAATGA
- a CDS encoding YcbX family protein, giving the protein MIKVNQLFIYPIKSMQGIALTAANSIDGGFKYDRILMISEPDGTFITARQYPVLLKLKTTLQNNKIRVSLPTNQSITIDFDEFSLSNEATEVWGNHFTSHIAPIKVNQFFSHILKKDVQMRWIGKQLTRRTKRYPDVPVSFADGYPYLLLNQASFNYLQQQCPETLDIQQFRGNIIIDGALPFAEDGWKTIKIGEVIFDIVKPCTRCVLTTFNVNSAKALPNNEPLRTLGYFRADLEGKIDFGINMIARNHGSVSIGDNIEILERQPAKNYIKNFPKQTTKDSQLCTITFEDKKIVGNNQQTILEQLEQHHISLPNSCRAGVCGRCSVLLKKGNVKSLTQSAVKQNKHILACSCIPKGDITIELVK; this is encoded by the coding sequence ATGATCAAAGTTAACCAACTATTTATCTATCCTATTAAATCGATGCAAGGTATAGCATTAACAGCCGCCAATAGTATTGATGGTGGTTTTAAATATGACCGTATTTTGATGATAAGTGAACCAGATGGCACCTTTATTACGGCTAGACAATATCCAGTACTTTTAAAACTTAAAACTACTTTACAAAATAATAAAATAAGGGTTTCGCTGCCAACTAACCAATCAATAACTATTGATTTTGATGAGTTTTCATTAAGCAATGAAGCCACAGAGGTCTGGGGAAATCACTTCACCTCACATATTGCACCAATAAAAGTTAATCAATTTTTTAGTCATATTCTCAAAAAAGATGTACAAATGCGCTGGATAGGCAAACAACTAACCAGAAGAACTAAACGCTACCCAGACGTACCGGTAAGTTTTGCCGATGGTTATCCCTATTTATTATTAAATCAAGCTTCATTCAATTATCTGCAACAGCAATGTCCTGAAACATTGGATATTCAGCAATTTCGTGGCAATATTATTATTGATGGTGCTCTTCCGTTTGCTGAAGATGGATGGAAAACGATTAAAATAGGCGAAGTAATTTTTGATATCGTTAAACCTTGTACCCGTTGTGTACTAACCACCTTCAATGTTAATTCGGCCAAAGCATTACCGAATAATGAACCTTTAAGAACTTTAGGTTACTTTAGAGCTGATTTAGAAGGGAAAATCGATTTTGGCATAAATATGATTGCTCGCAATCATGGCAGTGTATCTATTGGCGATAACATTGAGATACTTGAGCGGCAACCTGCTAAAAATTACATAAAAAACTTCCCTAAACAAACAACAAAAGACTCTCAACTTTGTACAATTACATTCGAAGATAAAAAAATTGTCGGTAATAATCAGCAAACAATTTTAGAACAACTCGAACAACATCATATTTCACTCCCTAATTCTTGTCGAGCTGGCGTATGTGGCCGTTGCTCAGTATTATTAAAAAAAGGAAATGTAAAATCTTTAACTCAATCAGCAGTCAAACAAAATAAACATATTCTTGCTTGTAGTTGTATACCTAAAGGGGATATCACGATAGAATTGGTAAAATGA
- the greB gene encoding transcription elongation factor GreB, whose amino-acid sequence MQKANYITREGYLALDRELKYLWKEERPKVTQAVSDAAALGDRSENAEYIYGKRRLREIDRRVRFLTKRLETLTIVDPDPRQEGKVFFGAWVKLEDESGELHIYRIVGADEFDPKKNWISINSPVARALIGHKIDDEISVLTPNGKTYYVIVDISYQKIR is encoded by the coding sequence ATGCAAAAAGCTAATTATATAACAAGAGAAGGCTACTTGGCACTCGATCGTGAGTTGAAATATTTATGGAAAGAAGAAAGACCTAAAGTAACTCAGGCAGTATCTGATGCCGCAGCACTCGGTGATCGTAGTGAAAATGCCGAATACATTTATGGAAAAAGAAGGTTACGCGAAATTGATAGACGAGTTCGTTTTCTAACTAAACGTTTAGAGACGCTAACCATCGTTGATCCAGATCCACGTCAAGAAGGTAAGGTTTTTTTTGGCGCATGGGTAAAACTTGAAGATGAATCTGGAGAATTACATATTTATCGTATTGTTGGTGCTGATGAATTTGATCCGAAAAAAAATTGGATATCAATTAATAGTCCTGTTGCTAGAGCCTTAATAGGTCATAAAATTGATGATGAAATATCAGTTTTAACACCAAATGGTAAAACATATTATGTTATTGTTGATATCAGTTATCAAAAAATAAGATGA
- a CDS encoding YjjW family glycine radical enzyme activase translates to MNKSWAIVNKLLPFSCVDGPGNRLVIFLQGCNFKCLNCHNPYTISRCKNCGDCVTTCPHQALTFINNKVIWQSSNCQQCDTCINTCSYQSTPMTYNYNVEDILLEIRKYLPFLNGITISGGEATLQLPFIEKLFRAIKQADDLKHLTCFIDSNGYLAETGWQKVEKVMDGAMIDLKAWDTQVHKKLTGRDNDRVKQTIEYLAKIEKLYEVRFLVIPEHTDLQNSAKQLANFLIRLNPQPQIKVRINAFHNHGVHGIAKTWPAATQQQIESFAAKLKHYGLQNIILPSVYL, encoded by the coding sequence ATGAACAAGTCATGGGCAATCGTTAATAAACTTTTACCTTTTTCTTGTGTTGACGGACCGGGAAACCGGTTAGTTATTTTTTTACAAGGTTGTAATTTTAAATGTTTAAATTGCCATAATCCTTACACCATTTCACGGTGTAAGAATTGTGGTGATTGCGTTACTACCTGTCCACATCAAGCATTAACATTTATCAATAACAAAGTGATTTGGCAATCTTCAAATTGCCAGCAATGTGATACCTGTATTAATACTTGTAGTTATCAATCCACACCAATGACCTATAACTACAATGTTGAAGATATTCTACTCGAAATTCGTAAATACTTACCTTTTCTAAATGGCATTACAATTAGCGGTGGTGAAGCAACATTACAATTACCTTTTATTGAAAAATTATTTCGAGCAATTAAACAAGCAGATGATTTAAAACACCTGACTTGTTTTATTGATAGTAATGGTTACTTAGCTGAAACTGGCTGGCAAAAAGTTGAAAAGGTTATGGACGGTGCGATGATCGATCTAAAAGCTTGGGATACTCAAGTTCATAAAAAACTCACAGGTCGGGATAATGATCGCGTCAAACAAACCATTGAATATCTAGCCAAAATAGAAAAACTATATGAAGTCAGATTTTTAGTGATTCCCGAGCATACTGATTTGCAAAACAGTGCTAAACAACTTGCTAATTTTCTAATAAGACTCAATCCACAACCACAAATTAAAGTCAGAATTAATGCTTTTCATAATCATGGTGTACATGGCATAGCCAAAACATGGCCAGCGGCTACACAACAGCAAATCGAATCTTTTGCTGCTAAATTAAAACATTATGGATTACAGAATATTATTTTGCCGAGTGTATATTTGTAA